In Paramormyrops kingsleyae isolate MSU_618 chromosome 18, PKINGS_0.4, whole genome shotgun sequence, the DNA window CAGGGTACATCCACTTCGGCTAATTAGACAGCGGTTTCCCCTTCTGGATGCTGCAGGCTGAGTATAACCACCTGCTCCCGgtatctgtttttgtttaaaaaatttcccctcgtttaacataAATACGATCCGGGTGCCTATAAATGCAAGGAGGCTGCGCTGAGCGGCCGGTAACTGAAAGGTAAAAGCCAGGAGCGAACTGGCTCCGGACGGCGGAGATGCTGGGAATATTAGCCCTGACGGGAGACGGATCGGGGACCTTCCGCAAAAACTTTCCTTTGCCTCACCGCAGAACCATCCTGCATGCGCACCTACGTCTCCCCCTTTCTTTCCTAGCTTTTCCGCCTCTAAAGCACCGTTGCGCGTATTTTTCCTTGACGTTTTGTTTAGTTAATAGCAgctgtcatgggggggggggggggtccaccgTATTCACACAGTGGCTTTCAGAAACTAAAATCCGGCTGATGATTTTGCGGATGGGCGTTAATTTCAGTCCCGGGGGAGATCGGTATAAGCCAACTCCTCTCCGTTTGCAGAGCAAATAGCTAGAGCAATGCAAGGGCGGGGTACCGAAATAGGCTgagaatttatttatatatattttgttagaCATAATCTAGTACACATCCACGGTTTGAACTGGGggagtcgggggtgggggggtgagttTCCATGACGTGCGCGCATTGCCTCCTTGTGTAAAACAAATACATTAGAAACAAATACATAACTTTATTTTTAGCACTGTCGTCAAAGCGCAGATAAAGGGCATGGGGCATCTTTAAAGGGAAAAGTGTGCGCAATGCATTAAAAGTGGCCGGGCAAAGAGCATAAGCGCAGCTGTGCGCCTTTTTATTGGGAACCATCAGCTGGACTGTATGAAGGGGACAGTGGGGCGTTTGTTCGTGGAGTAAGAGACAGTGACGGGCTGAACGGCGTGAGAATGGCGGGACTGAAGGGGCTTTTATGGCTTTGTTTATCGGCAGCAATTCCGCCGGCAGCTACTCATAGTTTCCATTAGGGAGCTGGCAAGAAGGCGAGCCGGGTCCCGCGTGCGTGTATGAGTGCGTGCGTGTGTCCGTCTCTGTGAGAGCGTGTGCCCGCGGGTTCGTGTGCGCGCACTGCGAAGGGGACGCTGGGGACTACAGGGAGAATCCAGCCTCTTCTGAACCCCGGAACTGACTGAGGGGCATGGATGAGGAAGACCAACGGCGTAGGAGGGAATTTGAGATTGGGGGAAGGGGACACAACTTACAGCAAATTTAtataattccattataaaactaaaatttgctgcatcaaaagcattggaatagtttgcaaaccctacagacccaTGCAATGTATTGCAAATACAATAAGTTTATAAAATTGTGacacacatgtaaatgtgtgtgcagaaatGTTACGCTGGCCAGTTGATCGAAGTTGGTGACACTGACAATCATTTAAATACAACGGTCTGTTTATTGGGGGGCGAATTAAGCCTAATTAAATTTTGGGAAGGGGGGACACGGCCCAGTCCTATGCTCCTGAGCAGGATGTTTGCTGTTCAAACCAAACGTGGTTTTAAGTAAAGTCTCCCGCAGAAGCGCTTTTGTGGACATAAACAAGCTTGTGTTTTATGTGGAGTATGTGTGTGGTACACACCCCGCCCCAGTGGGTAATGTATCTATCCTTCTGTACAGTGTTATTTTTACTTATGAGGAATGCTGGGCAGGGCTTTCGGCGAGCGTTTACCCGGAACATGTCCGAAATGAAGCGATCACCTTTTTTATGATATCCAACTGCCTGGATCGATAAGCTGTGTGCTCGGATCTGTTAGCCCTACATTCCTGGGAATCACAGGACTCCTCGGAAAGGCGGGAATCCCCACCCTGCTCACGCTCAAACTAGCCATGATCCCTTCTCAGTATTACAAGTTCTCTCTAGCCTCTATCCAAGTATGAGATCGCTTATCAGCTCACCGCGAGGATCGCAGCATTAGCCGCGTCTCTGTGGTGCTCTGTTACATGAAGAATAAGAggaatggctttttttttttttttttactcagaaaGCAGCCGTATTTTACCCGAGGCGGCCGTTGTGGTGTTTAGATGGGGGAGAGGGTGTCCCAAAAGCCTGTGGCTGTCCACGGAGTTCCATTCCCCCGCCCCGGTTCAGCCTGGCTCAGGCAGCCCTGGAGACTCGCCAGTCTCGAGCATGACCGCATAAGGACAAGGCGGACAGGCATCGCCGGCAGTCACccataaacatttaaaagatCAAAGCTTTCTGCCCTCCCCCAACCCCTTATCCCTGTATGATAATCGTGGGAGGGGTGGGCTGGTGGCTTAGTGCCTGTGATCAAAAACtgattggttcaaatcctggctCACCATCGGGCCCTTAACGCCAATCACTGTAGCTTTTGCCTTCTCGATTGTACGCCGCTTTGGGTAACAGCATCTGCTACATAAAGGTAATGTAATTACCCAGGGCTGTCAATCGCGCAGTGCTACAACAGCAAAAGGGTTGTAAATGTACTGACCTTCAGCAGTGTAATCTCAATATCCAGTATGATGAGGCTGAAGTGGGAAGCTGCCTCTTAAATTACCGTGACTGACACACAGGGGGCAGCGCAGCACATGGTTAAGTCACCCCGTCTTTGGCAAGCGTACCTCATGGCCACATCAGAAACAGTTCAGAGTTCATTAGCTAATTGATTTATCACTACTGCTGCCTTACTATTTTTCAGAGTACATAAACAGTACTGCtttattattttgcataatttgccgACCGCACAATAATTTTGAAAACAGAAGACAGCACTCTGATTAATTTCAGTGACCTTCAGAATCCATTTAGTGGAGTTTTCTTATGCATATAAAGATGTCACTCTTATTAAGCAGGAACTTTATAGTCCTGGAAGAAGGAAGTTGTATTTGCCCAAGTATACTTGTAATCATAAGGTCACTGGtacaaacccagcctcagcacatctgcgggtccttgagcaagacccttaacccccaactcctTGGGTGCCACTACAGGTCGCTACCCTTCACCGACAACTTTCTCTACAAAAAAGAGTAAGTTGAGGGAGATATAAAGACAACTTCCCCAGGGGAGTCAATCAAGTGTCAGTTATGATTGTTATGGTAAGTGTGACTTCTGTCTTCTGGTGATGCTTTGTCAGGTTGGGGATGTTTGGCTTGCTGTTGTTGACATCTCCTGTCTTCTGAGACGTCATTTTGGGCTGTGGACTAAGAAGTTTTTACAGAAACATCCAGGCTGAATTAACCTGTCGTGAAAGATACTCACTTTTTACAGTTTATCTTATAAACAACTACGCTGGGTAACTAAACCtgttgactgaagaaaaatatgCAGAACCTAAATCTCTGACAGTTTCAGCGATGATTTTCTCCCTGATGTTCGGAGCCCAACGGCAGCAGATTTCTGTCCTTTTTTGGTGCTGCTTTTTGCGTCGATTTCAGCTTGAGCCTCGTCTGCGTTTCCTTCCCTTTTAGGAGCCGTGTGCGTTGCTGGGCTTCAGCTGCCGCTTTCCAGATCCTCCCAAGTAAATGTTTGGGATGTTGATCCAGGCTGGAGTGTCTCTAATCTCAGGGAATGTAGGGAACATGAACTCCATCTGGATATAAAGTCTCTGTctttcgctctctctctctcacacgctTCCTCCCCCTCTGAGTTTTTAACACAAGCACGTCTTGGGCAGTCTTCCTTATGATCCCAGTAGACGTTCTGGCACAAAGTGGACCCACATGCCCTATGTAGACTCTGTGGGTCAGGCAGTGGGTTAGATCTCAGGCCAAGCGGTCGAGAGCACCTGACGGGACCCGCCAGATCTGGGTCGGGTTTCACGCTCAAGGCTGCCTCTCGTCTGCCAGAATAAACGGGAGCCAGCGCTACAGGAGGAGAAAGAAAAATGCATATACTGACATGTTAATATTGTGCAAAGTACTGCGTAATACCTGTAACGTCTCTCTCACTCTATCCACTCATCAGACCTGTCCTTCACAACTGATATATTTTAACCAAAATTTCAACTTTCAGCATTGCGTTGATGATTTCCAGCACCTGGCTAATTTCCCCCAGATGCTTCTTGTTTGCTCAGTCTCCTTTAGCCAAAATGGGCCGGTCCTTCTGCGATCACTTCTCAAACACAGAGACAAGCTGCTGTCATCTATACTTCACATTGTGGCTCATTGTGACGCTTCCCGGAAACATAAGCGAATAAATACGTTCATGGTGCGTGAACGTGAGTCAGAGGGGCAGCTGATTATTTGACCTATAAATTCCCCTGCTGGAAGAGCTAACATTGAGAAGTAAATTAACTAGTGACTTTGGGAAGAAGACTCTCCATATCTTGATGAGCAGACGACAGggttatctttatttttttcatagcGGGGTTAGAGTTCGCAGGTACCATCAAAAGCCTCACCAGCAAGTCAGGATCTGTAGACACTGgtacagtgcccccccccccccccccttcccccctccccctctagTCTGTGAAACAGCGGACCAGAGGAAGCAGCAGATTCACATTAAAACATGGCCTGGTTCCACCATGTCTTGCCAGCACCCACTGAAAGATTAACAACAGCTTACCGACAGGGGTTGACCTGCTTGACCTCTGCTGGTGCCAGGGTGCTGAGGGGAGAACATCATGACTGAGGGAATGTAAACTAAGATTCCTGGAAAAAATGTCCTTATAATGTAAACTAAGAATCCTGGACTCATGTCTAACACGGGGAAAAGCATCCCTATAATCTAAAACCTGGATTCACATCTTACCTGGGTGAAGAATGTCTGTCTTTTAGCTCCTAATAAGCAATTTGCCTCCATATTTTACTCAGGACCTGTTTACATGCTACGGTTCCCTTTTATATTGTATGATAtactttatattatatattttgatTCTGTCGTGGAAATTTTCCTGACTGTACGTCAGAGGAGGAGATAAACTGGCTAGATATGGAATATCACATacagggtggtgcagtggttagcactgttgcctgggacctgggtttgagtatCTGTCAggattccatgtgtgtggagtttgcatgttgccCTTGGGTGTCCTATGgatactccggtttccccccacagtccaaagaacATGCTGAGACTAACTGGACTTACATAGGTGTGAGTACCTGGTGTGTGAATGcgctgtgatgggttggcgccccatcctgggttattccctgccttgtgcctataggttccagaccccccccaTGATCCTGCCTAGggtaagtggtttcagaagctggatggatggacatgcatgcatgcaaggTAGACAGTGTTAGATGATCAATACCTCTCATCAACCACCCTCCTACTACCACCAGCAGAGTTCACCACAGCTCAAGCCATAGATCTGACCCTgaggtttgggggccccctATTGGctacaaacagtcactacactaaatacaCTAAATAAACACATTATTTAGGAGACGCAGGAGCAGGGTGCCCTGATAATGAGCTTGCTGGCTGCCATCTTCTGACTCTACAGGTTCAACGGGAAGAAGTTTCTCCTCAACTCGTGGCTAAAAGCTTGACCACAATCTTAGACGTAAGCTTTTCTTTATAATCCCTCGTTTGCCCTTTCCGGTCACCAGGTGTCACGATGCGTCTTTTTCTGCTTCTAAAGATGCAGTTGTCTTTCTTTGCTACAGAGATAAGGTCGTGGAAAGTCGTGAAAACATAAAAATCAGCATCCTCACAAGTCTCCGAAGTTTGTCTTGTATGCAGTAGCATTTAAGGTTGACCGAAGTCTAAATTTCACAGTTCCATCATGATGAAGGTGATATATTGTATTTACATGTTTGCCTGACCAGtcatttctgttttcatttacaGCATGACAGAGCATCTCGGTAAGTGCTTCCTGATATTGTAGTGTGTCGTGAAATTTCTGTAGAAATGAAATTCAGAAATATGCTGTGTACTTCGCTGTTCTTCGGCTTCCTGCCTTCCTATAAATCCTTGTCCTATGTAACTCAATAGCTAGCCGAATTGCCTGAACTTTGGATCACTGTTCTTCCCAGGTTGGACAGCGTTTCTGGGTCTAGCTCTACGGACAGCACCACGGAGCGACTCCTGGGTCGCACTGGGTCCTATACCCGGCGGGAGAACCGGCTGGCGTCCCTGAACAAACCGGATCAGGAGGGCAGCTCAAAGGAGTACAAAAAGGTCTGAACGATGAGAGGGGAAGTGACCTTCCTCGCTGGCTCGCTTTCCGTGCGTCTCCTCATATATCGTCCCGGTAGGATGGGGTCCAGTGTGTCACTAAACGGAGTCCCCCGCTCTCAGTCACGCACGGAAAGACACATCTGCTGATCCGCTTGTAAAGCTGTGTTGTGAATATGGCCTCAGGTGGAAACACATCAGGGGGAGTCAGGACTGAGTCCGGGGCCACACGAGTCATCCTCACTTTTCCTCATGCTTGGATTTCCCTGAAGCCAAGCGTTTTATTTTTTTCGTTCCTCTCGCAGATGTACGAGGACGCTTTGGCTGAGAATGAGAAGCTGAAATCCAGGCTGGAGGACAGCAAGCAGGAGCTGGCCAAAGTCCGTACTCAGCTGGAGAAGGTCACACAGGTATAGCCAGGCCTCGCGTGAGCCGCTTACACAGCTAACCGTTGTTTCAAAGGCTCACAGGATGGATATCTCATCTGACTGCTATCCCCAGACGCACCGTCGATGTCTGATGAAATATTTAACAGTGGTGGGCCTCTCCAGATTACGAAACATGCATCGTTTATAAAAAGCATCATGCTTTAATAGAAACATTCCATTAAATCAAACTGTACTTAAAATGTTTTCAATCTTCGTAAGACATTACCAGCTATGTCAAAACTGCAGTTACACGAAATCAGCCTGTCTAATCACAGCCCTAATCTCACGCATATCCCGAGTTAGATGATCAATACCTCTCATCAACCACCCTCCTACTACCACCAGCAGAGTTCACCACAGCTCAAGCCATAGATCTGACCCTgaggtttgggggccccctATTGGctacaaacagtcactacactaaatacaCTAAATAAACACATTATTTAGGAGACGCAGGAGCAGGGTGCCCTGATAATGAGCTTGCTGGCTGCCATCTTCTGACTCTACTGgcttagctatttatttagtttttggaacatctgggggggggggggttggcagagTGACTTTGTGAGTAGGGCCCCAGGAACAGCAAACTCGCCCTTGATGGAGATGTGTTTACTTCTGGAGAGAGTGGGGCTGTTTACCTCAGGAGAGGcagcggggggggcggggggtggggggaggacaaCATAATTCCCCATGATGCTTTCTTTCCTGGAATTCTGAGGGGAAAAAGTATTGTAATGGAACAAAAAAGGTAGAGGCTGCATTGAAGGaattttattgtttaaatgtcTTTCTTTCTCTGGTAACTTTATGCCTTTCTGTTTCAGAAGCAGGACAGAATATCTGAAAGGTCCAGTGTGCTTGAATCAGAGAAACGGGTACGGGTGACATTTCCTGTTCAGAGCATTATGGGTAGGGATGCTGGAGCCTGCACTAGAGCAGCATGTGACCGCTTGCCTTATGCGCTGTTCCAAACACTTGGCATTATGGCATTGCTTCTCTCTTCTTGGAACTCAGTCCGTCCTCGTTTTCTTTTTCCCCGGGTCGCTGTCTCTCATTTCCccgtcctgtgctgcctgcccCGTCCTCTAGGGGGTGTCCTTTCGAACCCCTTCTTGGCTTTGCTCCCTGGTCCAGCGTGTCCCAGCTGACCTTGCAATGTGTTCATGCGTTCATGGCCACCGCAGCATGCGTCTGTTTCCTGTGGGGGGCCTGAGTCGGGGCTCGGAAGCGGATCGCCGGAGCATGGGGGGGTCGTTAAGGAAAGCCGCCGCTGAGAATCTGCTAGCTCTGCCATTCATGAGAACTGGAAAAGCATTGACTGAAATTTGTCTCCCTCCCAAAGGAGAAGCGGATCCTGGAGAAAAAGGTATCAGAAATGGAAGAAGAACTTAAGGTAAGGTCCAATCAAATTTAACAAGCCCAGGTGGGCTTGCCCTACATCCCCcaaacccgcccccccccccccccccccaagcagagctgcacggCCACAGGCACCATGACCTACTTCCAGCAGACATTTCTGAGTGGAGCCAGGCTGAGCTTTAATGTCCACCGTGTCCAGACACCGTCTGTTTAATCAAAAACCATGTGACGAGGATAACATCCAACGCTGATATTAACATCGTTATTGGGGCTTACAGATTGCAGTGGCGTTTGATGTGGGGAAGAAACATTACACTGGATTTTTCAGTCCAACCGGCTTTTTCAAATCCGAATTCATACTAAATCAGAAGCGTGCAGAAATCTGACCGCCAGTggcaatgcatgctgggaagcgGCTCACCCCTGTTGTCCCCCATTGCTTCGGCAGGAAGGCCCAGTGAGATTTCGCTGTGGCTATCAGCCATGAGGGCAGGCCAGGCTGacgcggggggtgggggatccGGTGAGTCCTCcattctgctggggggggggggagcggggggggggcctggggtgacACGTGCATCTCACTCCACAGCGCCCACTGTGGCATGTTTGGCCCAGTTTCCCATGTGCTCCGCACCCCCACAGCGGCACCGAATTGAGTGTGATTGTCTTTCCTGTCTCTGTCACCGTTTGGCCTTTCAGGCttaaaaaaaggagagaagAAAATGTTGCACACATTACTGTTTTTAAACAACTTTCTGCATGCATAGAATAAAAGACGCTAAAGTTAACAATCATAGTTAAGAGTGAGGAAGTCAGGGGATTCATGTTCATCactgtttgtggtgatgctgggaAATGCTACACACCTCGTCTCTCTCTTTCATTTCTAAATGACCCCTGTATGTGGCTCATTTTACTGTGacggggcagggggaggggggggggttgcattaGCATTAGAAATTTTTGGGAGGCCCATTTGAGCGTCTGCAGAGTGAGGCAAGGAGTTAAATCACTGTGCAGTTGTGTTAATCACTGCGCAGTTGTGTTAATCACTGCGCAGTTGTGTTAATCACTGCGCAGGTGTGTTAATCACTGTGCAGGTGTGTTAATCACTGCACTGACTGCCTCAGATGGGCTGCTCTGCTGTCAGTACATTCATGGAAACATAACACGTTATACGGCTTACTATAATGTGTagtatatatactgtagtacCTATAGTATAGAACGTACTATTATGTGTGGTCTTTATAGTGCCTATAGTATAGAGCTTACTATAATTtgtagtatactgtatatagcacCTACAGATGCAGTCGCTTGAAATTTCCCCTGTTTCCTTGATGGGGCCATGGCTGGTCCCTGACAGGTCCCTGCTGGGATCTGGGTGGgaccttgactgtaatgagatcccccttggtgatgtcatgaacaagggggccggcatgatccgCCCCTAAACCTTTTCTGTGTATAACACTTGCAGTGATTTACCTATCCACCAGGAGGAGCAGTGATAAATTAAGCTGCAGTgagtttccctgttatcaggtaactgtaactcattagtgtattttattttagagttttttaaatttaattcacTTCTTTTTTTTGGTGAGACTGACCCAGGATGTGTGCAACACACTAATTACaggcctaaataaagtaataagatggacaggatgttgaacaaagagggacagaatgtatatttgaatagaatataatctattttgtactggttttgtattttcatattgcactgtttaatataaatataacagtaGATGTTGTCtctgttaaaaatatttcacccttgacctaaaacacatttatcccaaagtgaatcaaatgcttttattcagcacaaacttagCATCAATTATCTGAGACCATTTGGAGTGTgattattctatttttgttcaaatcaaacatacacttttcaaaaatctatttggtgctgagaaaatgtaaaaatcacatcatgaatttttttgccaagacttttgagcttttctatattacaggaatagtacaaaacaataaataaataaataaatattggaaTAATAAATTTTCACTCCTGATAAGTATGCCAAGCTTCAGAACTGTTCCTGCTTTATGGAACAGTTCACCTATATGTTCTCAAACATATTGAAAATTTGTAGGTTATTCTTTAAAGCCATACTAGGAAACCAACTACCAATTCTGCCAAGAACAGTGGTCAAATATCCAGTCAGAATTAAGCCAGAAGCTTGCTGATGGCTACCAAAAGCTTCAGGTTGATACCTGTTGGACATCTGACCACAgctgaaatttgtttttgttaaggaagcgccatctaatggtaacACCCTGCAAGTGGATAAATGGGCGGGTTTAAAGGATTACTGAGGCACACCTCCAGAAGAAGGGGGGTCAACTCCTTTGGCTGGTTTTTGGCTGGGAACTGGCTGGCTTTCGGCTGTCAGCCGAATGGCCTCCGGCAGGGCTGGGAAAATTGAAGCGACTTCATCTGTATAGTATAGAGCGTAGTATTATGTGTGGTCTTTATAGTGCCTATAGTATAGGGCTTAGTATAATGTGTAGTTTTATAGTGTCTATAGTATACAGCTTAGTATTATGTGTAATTTTATAATGCCTGCAGTATACAGATCAGTATTGTGTGTAGTATGTGTAGTGTCTGTAATGTGTAGTAGATATTGTACTACAGATTAGTACTGCATGtagcatatacagtatagtgcCTCTAGTATGACCACAGCATTTATAAATCACTGAGAATGAAAGGCATCCTTCGGCAGGTGACTCAGCCAGCCACAGCTTCCTGGTGTGGTTTCACAGCTCGCTTGGTGTGGTTTCCGTAGCGATTTCACTGAAGCGCCTCACTGTAATATGTTGGTTAACCACTGACCTCCgcagagtgagggagagagtgGATCGCTCAGAGACTGGAGCAGGGCTTGACAAAGGCAGTCAGCTCCTCCTGATTACAGTGATTCAGTCGCCTCCTTCAGACTCCCAGGCCAGCGGATATCTTGAAGCTCTGTGGCATCCTTAAAGATACACCTTGAGGTGTCAATTAAGACCTGaaaggggggcaggggggcattTCCAACTGTGTCAGCTGGATCAACCTATCTCACTTTTCATCACATCAGAAAGAGCCCTGTGCGACCGACCGGCAGCGTGATTAACAGTCTTGCAGTGcaccaccactagggggcagcctGACACTGCCCTCCTGGTTCTGCCTGAGGGTCGGTCCTTCACTCTGCTTGTCCTCCAGTCAGAACTgctgctttctctctctctctctctctctctctcccctgacGATACGCCTTCTCACTCTCGCCGTGTGTGTCTTCTCTCGGGGCCCCCCCGCGGGGTTCGACGCTCTGCACTCCCCCTGCTCTTTCTCCAGGCCCTCCCCCAGCTGGCTCAGCTGCAGGCCCTGAGGCGAGCAAACCAGCACCTCTCGGTGGAGAACCGGGCCATGCTGCGTGTCCTCGGCCGGCTCTCAGCGGCAGCCTGCCTGCCTGAGACGGAGGACCTCTGAGCCGTCCATCGTGCTGCCTGGCCCCCTTGCCCGCccgcctgcccccctccccgcccctcTCTGCATACCTCCTCCTGCTCTCCTTGGCCTCCTCTTGCACCCACCTCCTCTGTGCTGCGCTT includes these proteins:
- the LOC111855304 gene encoding protein phosphatase 1 regulatory subunit 12B-like isoform X2 — its product is MSSLYSRTKELTRTRKSLSDSPPSSPSPTSRSSRHDRASRLDSVSGSSSTDSTTERLLGRTGSYTRRENRLASLNKPDQEGSSKEYKKMYEDALAENEKLKSRLEDSKQELAKVRTQLEKVTQKQDRISERSSVLESEKREKRILEKKVSEMEEELKVLTELKTDNQRLKDENGALIRVISKLSK